A part of Marinomonas rhizomae genomic DNA contains:
- the msrA gene encoding peptide-methionine (S)-S-oxide reductase MsrA: protein MPSNIEAILKKSAIPSEADALPGRSTPLTISGVHAVNNEPFVRDENPNETEIILGMGCFWGAERKLWNTPGVVVTSVGYAGGFTPNPTYEEVCSGQTGHSEVVQVVIDTSVISLEGVLKVFWENHDPTQGMRQGNDIGSQYRSVIYTTNDKDMAIVEASKAAFQKELLGAGHGMITTEIEPLDTYYFAEEYHQQYLHKNPNGYCGLAGTGVSCPIGLGV from the coding sequence ATGCCCAGCAATATTGAAGCCATTCTTAAAAAATCAGCAATTCCCTCTGAAGCCGACGCCCTACCCGGCAGAAGCACACCTTTAACAATCTCAGGGGTACACGCTGTCAACAACGAACCTTTTGTCCGCGATGAAAATCCCAATGAAACCGAAATCATTCTAGGAATGGGTTGTTTCTGGGGGGCCGAACGCAAGTTATGGAATACCCCTGGCGTTGTAGTCACATCTGTAGGTTATGCAGGCGGCTTTACACCCAATCCAACCTACGAAGAAGTATGCTCAGGGCAAACAGGTCACAGTGAAGTGGTTCAAGTTGTGATTGATACCTCTGTCATCTCGCTAGAAGGCGTGCTTAAGGTTTTTTGGGAAAACCATGATCCAACCCAAGGTATGCGCCAAGGCAACGACATAGGCAGCCAATATCGCTCTGTTATCTATACAACCAATGATAAAGATATGGCAATCGTGGAAGCTAGCAAAGCGGCGTTTCAAAAAGAGCTACTCGGCGCAGGCCACGGCATGATCACTACCGAGATTGAACCACTCGATACCTACTACTTCGCTGAGGAATATCACCAACAGTATCTTCACAAGAATCCAAATGGATACTGCGGACTCGCCGGAACTGGCGTGAGCTGCCCTATCGGCTTAGGCGTATAG
- a CDS encoding GFA family protein, with product MYHGSCLCGAVTLEIHGGIDSIIHCHCSKCRKSCGTAYATNGFVATKELVIKTGQELVAFYETSPGKKRHFCRVCASPIFSSNEQSPNQLRLRLGILDSDIDERPQSHNFVSSSANWDDFDANLPRYVAHEPSRNKSN from the coding sequence ATGTATCACGGGAGCTGTTTATGCGGGGCGGTAACATTAGAAATTCATGGTGGTATTGATTCCATTATTCACTGCCATTGCTCTAAGTGCAGAAAAAGCTGCGGCACTGCATATGCGACGAATGGGTTTGTCGCTACAAAAGAGTTAGTGATAAAAACAGGGCAGGAGCTGGTTGCATTTTATGAGACTTCGCCTGGGAAAAAACGTCACTTTTGCAGGGTGTGTGCTTCCCCAATTTTTAGTAGCAACGAACAATCACCGAATCAACTGCGTTTACGTCTTGGTATTTTAGATTCTGATATTGATGAAAGACCGCAATCGCATAACTTTGTGTCATCAAGCGCTAATTGGGATGATTTTGATGCCAATTTACCTCGTTATGTTGCTCACGAACCAAGTCGGAATAAAAGTAATTAA
- a CDS encoding NADPH-dependent FMN reductase has translation MKVLTFSTSNSKNSINKKLAFYAAQQINNADVSLIDINDFEMPIYSEDREKESGIPQLAHDFYNAIGTADSIVMSFAEYNGSYTSAYKNLFDWTSRIDMKVFQNKPVIMLSTSPGPSGAQSVLAAAQASAPYFAANVINAISLPSFFDNFDANKGVVTDETFNQNLLTAISKL, from the coding sequence ATGAAAGTACTTACTTTTAGCACAAGCAACAGCAAAAACTCCATCAACAAAAAACTGGCTTTTTATGCTGCACAGCAAATAAACAACGCAGACGTATCACTAATAGACATTAACGATTTCGAAATGCCGATCTACAGCGAAGACAGAGAGAAAGAATCAGGCATTCCACAACTAGCACACGACTTTTATAATGCGATTGGCACAGCCGATAGCATCGTTATGTCATTCGCCGAATACAATGGTTCTTATACCTCGGCTTATAAAAACTTGTTCGATTGGACATCTCGAATAGACATGAAAGTCTTCCAAAATAAACCCGTAATAATGCTGTCTACTTCACCCGGCCCAAGCGGAGCACAAAGTGTTTTAGCCGCCGCACAAGCCTCAGCGCCCTACTTTGCAGCGAACGTAATCAATGCAATATCACTACCGAGCTTCTTCGATAACTTTGATGCAAATAAAGGTGTCGTAACTGATGAGACATTTAACCAGAACTTACTTACAGCAATCAGCAAACTCTAA
- a CDS encoding MFS transporter, with product MKINLLEPRALCLLLISTLTVMSNATIAPALPGLANEFSGTPSADFLVKMLLPIPALFVVIFAPILGWTADKFGRRNQIIIATIVFAIAGAAGAQLQEIEAIIISRAILGICVAGLMTAITALIADYFSGPKRSQFMGLQQAFSNVGGILFIVTAGYLASISARLPFYIYAIAILLIPLVFLSIRDTEPTKQPSDSQQDDINTHWKLPLIGCSLLLFCHLIVFYILPTQIPFFMADIGIADPSKSGLAIGMGTLTAAITGVFFGKLVAKIQSYGVALIGFIAMSIGMLVLSQANSFGLVILGCGLMGVCMGLVMPNFMVKGMELVPINKRGLASGVLTSSIFIGQFVSPFITSTLIAKLGYSDFYLLAGAFTLALALIGTATLKKQSNLSTNLNIGN from the coding sequence ATGAAAATCAATCTATTAGAACCCAGAGCACTTTGCCTGCTACTGATTTCCACGCTAACGGTAATGTCCAACGCGACTATTGCCCCTGCATTACCTGGTTTGGCCAATGAATTCTCAGGAACACCTTCTGCCGATTTCTTGGTAAAAATGCTATTACCTATTCCAGCTTTGTTTGTCGTAATTTTTGCTCCAATACTTGGCTGGACAGCCGATAAATTCGGCCGCAGAAATCAAATAATCATTGCGACTATCGTCTTTGCCATCGCAGGTGCAGCTGGTGCACAACTACAAGAAATAGAAGCCATTATTATCAGCAGAGCCATTCTAGGCATATGTGTTGCTGGGCTCATGACTGCTATAACCGCGCTAATAGCCGATTATTTCTCAGGACCGAAAAGAAGCCAATTCATGGGACTGCAACAAGCCTTCTCTAACGTTGGGGGCATTCTTTTCATCGTCACAGCAGGCTATTTAGCCAGCATCAGCGCGCGACTACCTTTTTATATTTACGCCATTGCTATTCTGCTAATTCCGCTCGTGTTTCTATCTATTCGTGATACTGAGCCGACCAAGCAGCCAAGCGATAGCCAACAAGACGATATCAACACCCACTGGAAACTACCGCTCATTGGCTGCTCTCTTCTCCTTTTTTGCCACTTGATCGTCTTTTATATCTTACCAACACAAATTCCATTTTTTATGGCAGATATCGGCATCGCTGATCCAAGCAAATCAGGCTTGGCAATCGGAATGGGTACCTTAACAGCGGCCATAACAGGCGTATTTTTTGGAAAATTAGTCGCTAAAATTCAAAGTTATGGCGTGGCACTTATTGGCTTCATCGCCATGAGCATTGGTATGCTCGTACTATCACAAGCAAACTCGTTCGGCTTAGTTATCCTTGGATGCGGTTTAATGGGTGTTTGTATGGGGCTGGTGATGCCTAACTTCATGGTAAAAGGCATGGAACTCGTTCCAATCAATAAGCGTGGGCTTGCGTCCGGCGTACTCACCAGTAGCATCTTCATTGGCCAGTTTGTTTCACCCTTCATCACCTCGACACTTATCGCCAAGCTTGGTTACAGTGATTTTTACTTATTAGCAGGGGCTTTCACACTTGCTCTCGCCCTTATCGGCACCGCTACCCTTAAAAAGCAATCTAACCTCTCTACAAATCTAAACATAGGAAACTAA
- the soxR gene encoding redox-sensitive transcriptional activator SoxR — translation MRKIIMPEWISVGVLSERTGVSVSALHFYERKGLIKSQRNTSNHRQYPKHVIRIVSLIQVAQRTGFSLEDILLELEGLPNRTRVTLEDWEALGLRWQGELERKITQLTELKNMMSDCIGCGCLSLERCRLLNPYDELGAKGTGPQRMTE, via the coding sequence ATGCGAAAAATAATAATGCCTGAGTGGATTTCAGTGGGTGTGTTAAGCGAAAGGACCGGCGTGTCTGTGTCGGCTTTGCATTTTTATGAAAGAAAAGGCTTGATCAAGAGTCAAAGAAATACCTCTAATCATAGGCAATATCCAAAGCATGTCATTCGGATTGTTTCTCTTATTCAGGTTGCTCAGCGGACAGGGTTTTCTTTAGAAGATATTTTATTGGAGCTTGAAGGTTTGCCAAATCGAACTCGCGTCACCCTAGAAGATTGGGAGGCGCTGGGGCTAAGATGGCAAGGCGAGTTGGAAAGGAAGATCACTCAATTAACGGAACTAAAAAACATGATGTCCGATTGCATTGGTTGCGGTTGCCTTTCTCTGGAAAGATGTCGGCTTCTTAACCCATACGATGAATTAGGCGCAAAGGGCACAGGTCCACAACGGATGACCGAATAA
- a CDS encoding GGDEF domain-containing protein, protein MQFFLRKLIRYYRYKVDKSLNTEDGYQQSFLAGFFGLMGSIIAFFTALNSFVIQLYSLAICLFLVSALLLLSFLILKSSTYKRFHNLSRCIALLGLFSLGLYLIHSGGINNSGPLWIYIIPSVTFAFLGLKLGVIANGVFFVLSSILLFFPSDALLATTYSYEFKTRLMYVFLTIVALSGVYEAARYYSFMRLKSMKEKYEHQAQFDYLTLLPNRRGIQKILNKEHQQRKLSNSVSTIATLDIDKFKAINDEFGHEMGDLVLKHASKVLSECIRSQDSLARWGGEEFLLLLPDTREADAIELLESVRECVEKTPFEHDTISISITLSIGLCETSPDVDFNETIKLSDISLYRAKQAGRNTVFAYSSAL, encoded by the coding sequence ATGCAGTTTTTCTTAAGAAAATTGATTCGTTATTACAGGTATAAAGTTGATAAAAGTTTGAACACAGAAGATGGCTATCAACAAAGCTTTTTGGCTGGTTTTTTTGGTTTGATGGGCTCCATCATTGCTTTTTTTACTGCATTAAATAGTTTCGTTATTCAGCTTTATAGTTTAGCTATCTGTTTGTTTTTAGTAAGCGCTTTATTGCTGCTATCTTTTCTTATACTCAAATCTTCTACATATAAGCGCTTTCATAATCTTTCGCGCTGTATAGCTCTGCTGGGATTATTTTCTTTAGGTCTTTATTTGATCCATTCTGGTGGGATCAATAACAGTGGTCCGCTATGGATTTATATCATTCCTTCGGTGACATTTGCATTCTTAGGTTTAAAGCTGGGCGTTATTGCGAATGGCGTCTTTTTTGTTCTTTCATCTATTTTGCTGTTTTTTCCAAGTGATGCTCTCTTGGCTACGACATATTCTTATGAATTTAAAACGCGTTTGATGTATGTGTTTTTAACTATAGTCGCCTTATCTGGGGTTTATGAAGCGGCTCGTTATTACTCGTTTATGCGGCTAAAGTCGATGAAAGAGAAGTATGAACATCAAGCTCAGTTTGACTATTTAACACTTTTGCCAAATCGTCGGGGAATCCAAAAAATACTCAATAAAGAGCATCAGCAAAGAAAGCTTAGCAATAGCGTTTCAACGATAGCCACTTTGGATATTGATAAATTTAAAGCTATCAATGATGAGTTTGGTCACGAGATGGGGGATCTGGTGTTAAAGCATGCGAGTAAAGTGCTGAGTGAATGTATCCGCTCGCAAGATTCATTAGCACGTTGGGGAGGTGAGGAGTTTCTACTTTTGCTTCCCGATACTCGTGAGGCAGACGCTATCGAATTGTTGGAATCGGTTCGTGAATGTGTAGAGAAAACACCGTTCGAACATGACACTATTAGTATTTCTATTACTCTAAGTATTGGGTTGTGTGAAACCTCACCCGATGTTGATTTTAATGAAACCATTAAGCTTTCAGATATCAGTTTATATCGTGCTAAACAGGCAGGACGGAACACTGTTTTTGCCTATTCGTCAGCGCTTTAA
- a CDS encoding TetR family transcriptional regulator C-terminal domain-containing protein codes for MLADKSKQTHTQCAKKHQKEQYGAKMTKVTKSVEKVKLTREEIQKNILQAAIYEFSRHGFIGTSTQSIAERAGLRKSQLHYYIVDKEDLYNQVLSKLFRAWGRLSELKSDSQTPAEILKHYIYVKLQFALKYPDLSRVFTMEILSGGERLAPFWPSALHNTKLNAEVINNWVQQGKIRSLDGRLLMMNIWALTQYYADYRIQAELVMSASLDESDLQDCLVNEVTTLILKGCGL; via the coding sequence TTGCTAGCGGATAAATCAAAACAAACGCACACTCAGTGTGCAAAAAAACATCAGAAAGAACAGTATGGTGCAAAAATGACAAAGGTTACAAAAAGTGTAGAGAAAGTAAAATTAACCCGAGAGGAGATTCAAAAAAATATCCTTCAGGCGGCTATTTATGAATTTAGTCGACATGGTTTTATTGGTACTTCAACTCAGTCTATTGCTGAACGGGCTGGCCTTAGAAAGTCTCAATTACACTATTACATTGTAGATAAAGAAGACCTTTATAATCAGGTGCTTAGTAAGCTTTTTAGAGCTTGGGGACGACTTTCTGAGCTGAAGAGCGACAGTCAAACACCCGCAGAAATATTAAAACATTACATCTATGTGAAATTACAGTTTGCTTTAAAATATCCTGATTTATCAAGGGTATTTACGATGGAAATTTTATCTGGTGGTGAACGTTTAGCGCCATTTTGGCCAAGCGCCTTACATAACACTAAATTGAATGCTGAAGTAATTAATAATTGGGTGCAGCAAGGAAAAATACGATCTTTGGATGGCCGTTTATTGATGATGAATATTTGGGCATTAACACAGTATTACGCAGATTACAGAATCCAAGCAGAGCTAGTCATGTCGGCGTCTTTGGATGAATCTGATCTTCAAGACTGTTTAGTAAATGAAGTGACGACCCTTATTTTAAAGGGGTGTGGGCTTTAA
- a CDS encoding PDR/VanB family oxidoreductase: MRLDERIKVRVSCREYLTKDIVLYKLEPLEGLSLPSFSAGSHIEVHISAQFTRAYSLCSDPTFASTHYCIAVKIEDTGRGGSKSMHNSVFVGTELSISPPKNFFPLAARASHHLLIAGGIGLTPMLSMAYSLHAKGEPFTLVVCASCSEKLPFFDILNNSPWPIHYFLNGRESIDFTTILSSLPDDPHIYCCGPEGLMSMAKKNCEVLARAHWHEERFAAETGEIKSNQFELYLSESDQRVVVEENMTMMSALRNVGIHVESVCEQGICGSCLVRWRDGNPIHRDECLEPDERDEYVALCCAGCNSSSLTLEL, encoded by the coding sequence ATGAGATTAGATGAAAGAATAAAAGTTAGAGTAAGTTGCCGTGAGTATTTAACAAAGGATATTGTTCTTTATAAGCTTGAGCCTTTAGAAGGTTTAAGTTTGCCTTCATTTTCTGCAGGCTCACACATTGAAGTGCACATCTCCGCACAATTTACACGCGCTTATTCACTCTGCAGTGATCCAACTTTTGCTTCGACTCATTACTGTATTGCGGTCAAGATTGAAGACACTGGCCGTGGTGGCTCTAAGTCAATGCATAATTCTGTGTTCGTGGGGACAGAACTTAGCATTAGTCCGCCAAAAAACTTTTTCCCATTGGCCGCTAGAGCCTCTCATCATTTATTAATAGCTGGTGGAATTGGCTTAACGCCTATGTTGTCGATGGCGTACAGCTTGCACGCTAAAGGTGAACCATTCACCTTGGTTGTCTGTGCTAGCTGCAGCGAAAAATTGCCATTCTTCGACATCTTGAATAACTCTCCTTGGCCTATCCATTACTTCTTAAATGGTCGTGAGTCTATTGATTTCACCACCATTTTGTCCTCACTGCCCGATGATCCACATATATATTGTTGTGGGCCTGAGGGGCTGATGTCCATGGCCAAAAAGAACTGTGAAGTGTTGGCGCGAGCACATTGGCATGAGGAGAGGTTCGCAGCAGAGACCGGAGAAATAAAAAGTAATCAGTTTGAGTTGTATCTGAGTGAAAGCGATCAGCGTGTTGTTGTTGAAGAAAACATGACCATGATGAGCGCGCTGCGAAATGTTGGCATCCATGTTGAAAGTGTTTGTGAACAGGGAATCTGTGGAAGCTGTCTGGTGCGATGGCGTGATGGTAATCCTATTCACCGTGATGAATGTCTGGAGCCTGACGAGCGAGATGAATACGTCGCTTTGTGTTGTGCTGGATGCAACTCCTCTAGTCTTACTTTGGAGCTTTGA
- a CDS encoding amidohydrolase family protein, whose translation MALTKNQYLTYARLPKWLLPSGWPMEGMAPALATIHIFEGKVHSVVPSVQDDSGTNLSGGLVLPGLVEAHAHLDKTFTVHRLGELQPGLLNAIQAMKSDQKNWTYEDLFNRAEQALEQAYRNGVVFLRTHVDWVSEHTPLAWEVFGDLAKKWQSRVRLQRVALIPLGLLENKAWSRQIANTIRLSDDSQMGGFIHSSNFTYIGLKNLIEAVSNENLILDLHIDEELIDEPQGLPALLDILDGQSFHSRIVCGHVCALSCADESIALRLLDRVAKHPITLVTLPATNLLLQDANTGRTPRNRGLTLVNEAMQRNIPTMVATDNVQDAFCHLGEYDPVKALQLGVYSGHLQHAFDVWSQSICRFDWLNSATDKNFSLVGKEANFVIFDTKNVSSWPSNVTRLVMRKGQFITNTSIFHSRFDTHFNDQDKEVNDER comes from the coding sequence ATGGCACTGACAAAGAATCAATACCTTACTTATGCAAGACTGCCAAAGTGGCTTTTACCTTCAGGCTGGCCAATGGAGGGAATGGCACCTGCTTTGGCGACTATTCACATATTTGAGGGAAAGGTTCATAGCGTAGTCCCTTCTGTGCAAGATGATTCTGGAACGAATTTGTCTGGGGGTCTCGTTTTACCTGGTTTGGTTGAAGCCCACGCACATTTAGATAAAACCTTTACCGTACATCGTTTAGGTGAGTTGCAGCCGGGCTTGTTAAATGCCATTCAGGCAATGAAATCGGATCAAAAGAATTGGACGTATGAAGATTTATTTAATCGAGCAGAACAAGCTTTAGAGCAAGCTTATCGAAATGGTGTCGTATTTTTACGTACTCATGTGGATTGGGTGTCTGAACATACACCATTGGCATGGGAAGTATTCGGAGATTTAGCGAAAAAATGGCAGTCTCGTGTTCGTCTTCAAAGAGTGGCGCTTATTCCTCTTGGCTTGTTGGAAAATAAGGCATGGAGTCGGCAGATAGCTAACACCATTCGATTGTCTGATGACAGTCAAATGGGGGGCTTCATTCATAGTAGTAATTTTACTTACATTGGGTTAAAAAATTTAATTGAGGCGGTTTCCAACGAGAACTTGATTCTAGATCTTCATATTGATGAAGAACTCATTGATGAACCTCAAGGTTTACCCGCGTTATTAGACATTTTGGATGGGCAGAGCTTTCATTCCAGAATCGTTTGTGGGCATGTCTGCGCCTTAAGCTGTGCAGACGAATCCATTGCATTGAGATTATTGGATCGAGTAGCAAAACACCCTATCACTTTAGTCACTCTTCCTGCGACAAATCTACTACTTCAAGACGCGAATACTGGAAGAACACCCCGAAATAGAGGCCTAACGCTTGTTAATGAAGCGATGCAGCGAAACATTCCCACCATGGTCGCCACTGATAATGTTCAGGACGCTTTTTGTCATTTAGGCGAATACGACCCAGTCAAAGCCCTTCAGCTTGGAGTGTACAGCGGACATTTACAACATGCTTTTGATGTGTGGTCTCAATCGATTTGTCGATTTGATTGGTTGAACAGTGCGACAGATAAAAATTTTAGTCTGGTAGGTAAAGAGGCTAATTTCGTCATTTTTGATACTAAGAACGTCTCAAGTTGGCCCAGTAATGTTACGCGATTAGTGATGCGAAAAGGTCAGTTCATAACTAATACATCCATTTTTCATAGTCGTTTTGATACCCATTTCAATGATCAAGATAAAGAGGTTAATGATGAAAGATAA
- a CDS encoding RidA family protein produces MKDKAESAGGAPLAKYAASKRVGDFVFLSGVIAVDPKAQVIVNGFDDIPAEAADLIGRTGEFSTDFKQGPILAQSWYVLNAINEHMIREGGSIKDVFKLVQYFKNLDHFPYYSQVRKHFFLDELPISTVVEVSGMLPSKEMLIEVEATAYLPI; encoded by the coding sequence ATGAAAGATAAAGCAGAATCAGCCGGTGGTGCGCCATTGGCAAAATATGCAGCCAGTAAGCGAGTAGGGGACTTTGTGTTTCTTTCCGGTGTGATTGCAGTAGATCCAAAAGCACAAGTTATTGTGAATGGATTTGATGACATTCCAGCTGAAGCGGCTGACTTGATTGGTCGTACAGGTGAGTTTTCTACGGATTTCAAACAGGGGCCGATTTTGGCACAAAGCTGGTATGTGCTCAATGCGATTAACGAGCACATGATCCGTGAAGGAGGAAGCATCAAGGATGTATTTAAATTGGTTCAGTATTTTAAAAATCTAGATCATTTTCCTTATTACAGCCAAGTTCGTAAACACTTTTTTTTGGATGAATTACCCATTTCTACCGTTGTTGAAGTGAGTGGCATGTTGCCAAGCAAAGAGATGTTGATCGAAGTAGAAGCTACGGCTTATTTACCCATTTAA
- a CDS encoding creatininase family protein, with protein sequence MLHGFTPKERFLPYLSWVDIDALEDKENIVIVLPVGAIEQHGPHLPCSVDATVAAGVAGKALSLLPNSIPAYGIPPIIYGKSDEHIHFPGTITLNGETLLHMVQEIGESVYRAGFRKLLMVNAHGGQPQPLEMAARELRLRHGDYMVIARSAWSVAHDSSFFSDKEKQLSMHAGHGETAIMMALDPDSVKMERAEASYPPPFPCPTLTTGRPAAAWASYDFGPTGVIGDPTKATLEQGQQLLAQLGEQWAQAITEIYQADWIKRQEVSWGRGHYQGHIESRK encoded by the coding sequence ATGTTACACGGATTTACTCCAAAAGAGCGTTTTTTACCCTATTTGAGTTGGGTTGATATAGACGCACTAGAAGACAAAGAAAATATTGTGATTGTTTTGCCAGTAGGGGCTATTGAGCAGCACGGGCCGCATCTTCCATGTTCTGTTGATGCCACTGTTGCTGCTGGGGTGGCCGGAAAAGCGCTATCACTTTTACCTAACAGCATCCCTGCTTACGGTATACCTCCCATTATCTATGGTAAGTCAGATGAGCATATTCATTTCCCTGGGACAATAACCTTGAATGGAGAGACGCTTCTGCACATGGTGCAAGAAATAGGAGAGTCTGTTTATCGTGCAGGGTTTAGAAAATTACTCATGGTCAATGCGCATGGCGGTCAGCCTCAACCTTTGGAAATGGCCGCTCGGGAGCTGCGCTTGCGTCATGGTGATTATATGGTGATTGCCCGTTCTGCATGGAGTGTGGCCCATGATAGTAGTTTCTTTTCAGATAAAGAGAAGCAGCTGTCTATGCACGCAGGGCACGGTGAGACTGCCATCATGATGGCATTGGATCCAGACTCAGTGAAGATGGAAAGAGCCGAAGCAAGTTATCCGCCCCCATTCCCGTGTCCGACGTTAACCACTGGAAGACCTGCTGCGGCATGGGCTAGTTATGATTTTGGCCCTACTGGCGTGATTGGTGATCCTACTAAGGCGACTTTGGAGCAGGGCCAACAATTGTTAGCGCAATTAGGAGAGCAGTGGGCGCAGGCAATCACTGAAATCTATCAAGCAGATTGGATTAAGCGCCAAGAAGTTTCTTGGGGCCGAGGCCATTATCAAGGTCATATTGAGAGTCGAAAGTAA
- a CDS encoding ABC transporter substrate-binding protein yields the protein MSLYEISKKSVSNVLSVAALVSTSICTTNVMAAPTKFTFITNWYAQAEHGGYYQALAEGFYKEAGLDMTIRMGGPQVNNLQLLAAGKAQCAIVDDIGVMMAQKRGIPVKMVATSFQFDPTVVITHSDIDTLEDLKGHTVLIASSSQSSWWPWAKKKYGFTDAMTRPYTFNIQPFMLDKTVAQQGYMTSEPYAMQEAGADFKSFLIGKEGYPPYGNSIACRTEVIEQHPEEIKALIYASMQGWKSYLASPAKGNELIIKDNPNMTEDRIAYAVNLLNSSGIVTGGDAQTKGIGYISDSRMKKTWDMAVENNLFSASEVTLSDVYTTEFVDAVRVMP from the coding sequence ATGAGTTTATATGAGATAAGTAAGAAATCTGTTTCTAATGTACTTTCTGTTGCCGCGCTAGTATCTACCTCTATCTGCACGACAAATGTGATGGCAGCGCCGACGAAGTTTACCTTTATAACCAATTGGTATGCTCAAGCTGAACATGGTGGATATTATCAGGCTCTTGCTGAGGGATTTTATAAAGAGGCAGGCCTTGATATGACGATTCGTATGGGTGGTCCGCAAGTCAATAACCTACAACTGCTTGCAGCCGGTAAAGCCCAGTGTGCGATTGTTGATGATATTGGCGTGATGATGGCTCAGAAAAGAGGCATTCCGGTAAAAATGGTCGCGACAAGCTTCCAGTTTGATCCAACGGTTGTTATCACCCACAGTGATATTGATACATTAGAAGATCTGAAAGGGCACACTGTACTTATTGCTAGCAGTTCACAATCGAGCTGGTGGCCATGGGCAAAGAAAAAATATGGCTTCACTGACGCTATGACCCGCCCTTATACCTTTAATATTCAGCCATTTATGCTTGATAAAACCGTTGCCCAACAAGGTTATATGACCTCTGAACCTTATGCCATGCAAGAAGCAGGGGCAGACTTTAAAAGCTTCCTGATTGGTAAAGAAGGTTACCCACCTTATGGAAATTCGATTGCTTGTCGGACTGAGGTTATTGAGCAGCACCCAGAAGAAATAAAAGCTTTGATTTACGCTTCTATGCAGGGATGGAAATCGTATTTGGCTTCTCCAGCTAAAGGTAATGAGTTAATCATAAAAGATAACCCTAATATGACAGAAGACCGAATTGCATACGCGGTGAACTTATTAAATAGCTCTGGAATCGTAACGGGTGGCGATGCTCAAACCAAAGGGATTGGATATATCAGCGACAGCCGGATGAAAAAAACCTGGGATATGGCGGTTGAAAATAATCTGTTTAGTGCTTCAGAAGTAACACTTTCAGACGTTTATACCACTGAATTTGTTGATGCAGTGAGAGTGATGCCATGA
- a CDS encoding ABC transporter ATP-binding protein, with product MSINAAIRAFDHSEQMLEEHPQNHGAAPAIELLSTDKVYNNGTRALLPVDLKIKQGEFVTLLGPSGCGKSTLLKMVAGLEEPSDGRLLLWRKPINQLANNGRTLSFVFQEASLMAWHSVRKNVRLALELEGVKGKEADERVEKVLKLVGLEKFSEALPKELSGGMQMRVSIARGLVIKPDLLLMDEPFGALDEITRYKLDSDLLDLWQQNGLTVIFVTHSIHEAVFLSQRVIVMAARPGRVVADIKIEEPFPRKAEFRMQPRFTEYAMQLHDCLVSASAEDEL from the coding sequence ATGAGTATAAATGCAGCCATCAGAGCATTTGATCATTCAGAGCAAATGCTTGAGGAGCATCCACAAAATCATGGCGCCGCTCCCGCCATTGAATTGTTATCTACCGATAAAGTTTATAACAATGGAACTAGAGCTTTATTGCCAGTGGATTTGAAAATCAAACAAGGGGAGTTTGTCACCTTATTGGGGCCTTCTGGGTGTGGAAAAAGTACCTTGCTAAAAATGGTGGCAGGTCTTGAAGAACCGAGTGATGGTCGACTTTTGTTATGGCGAAAACCTATCAATCAGCTGGCTAATAATGGCCGTACTTTGTCTTTTGTTTTTCAGGAAGCCTCTTTGATGGCTTGGCATAGCGTACGAAAGAATGTTCGTCTTGCTCTTGAGTTAGAAGGGGTTAAAGGTAAAGAGGCGGATGAGCGGGTTGAAAAAGTACTTAAGCTGGTTGGATTAGAAAAATTTTCTGAAGCGTTACCGAAGGAGCTTTCTGGAGGTATGCAAATGAGGGTTTCTATTGCAAGGGGTCTGGTTATTAAACCAGATCTCTTGTTAATGGATGAGCCTTTTGGTGCTTTGGATGAAATTACCCGTTATAAATTGGACAGTGATTTGTTGGACCTTTGGCAACAGAATGGCTTGACCGTTATTTTTGTCACACATTCTATCCATGAAGCCGTTTTTTTATCTCAGCGTGTCATTGTGATGGCAGCCAGACCAGGACGAGTCGTTGCAGATATAAAAATCGAAGAGCCTTTTCCTCGCAAAGCAGAATTTCGTATGCAGCCGCGCTTCACGGAATACGCCATGCAATTACATGATTGCTTGGTGAGCGCTTCAGCGGAGGATGAGCTATGA